The proteins below are encoded in one region of Streptomyces cyanogenus:
- a CDS encoding LytR C-terminal domain-containing protein, which translates to MSMLTPPGMGGQYRITGDAYPRMRPPRRHGRLVAVVVASTAVLGLVGWGTLQLIDVFTGGGDTSTASGAGTHCRTRSAAAPAARVKPLPKPGQITVNVYNATKRTGLAKSTADELKKRGFRIGTVGNASKQYDKKVKGTGMLLGSPAAQDTSLRVLGTQLAGAESRADGRKGADLDLIIGDAFKGLANRSTADRTLTTLTEPQPTAVPKKTC; encoded by the coding sequence ATGAGCATGCTGACTCCCCCCGGCATGGGCGGCCAGTACCGGATCACGGGGGACGCATACCCTCGGATGCGTCCGCCCCGACGGCACGGCAGGCTCGTGGCCGTCGTGGTGGCGTCCACCGCCGTGCTCGGCCTGGTCGGCTGGGGCACCCTGCAGCTCATCGACGTCTTCACGGGCGGCGGCGACACGTCCACGGCGTCCGGCGCCGGCACCCACTGCCGGACCAGGTCCGCGGCGGCCCCGGCGGCGCGGGTGAAGCCCCTCCCCAAGCCCGGCCAGATCACCGTGAACGTCTACAACGCCACCAAGCGCACCGGGCTCGCCAAGAGCACCGCGGACGAGCTGAAGAAGCGCGGCTTCCGCATCGGCACCGTGGGCAACGCGTCGAAGCAGTACGACAAGAAGGTGAAGGGCACGGGGATGCTCCTCGGCTCCCCCGCCGCCCAGGACACCTCCCTGCGGGTCCTCGGCACCCAGCTCGCCGGCGCGGAGTCACGCGCCGACGGCCGCAAGGGCGCCGACCTGGACCTGATCATCGGGGACGCCTTCAAGGGCCTGGCCAACCGCTCGACCGCCGACCGGACCCTGACGACCCTGACCGAACCGCAGCCGACGGCCGTGCCGAAGAAGACCTGCTGA
- a CDS encoding type II toxin-antitoxin system VapB family antitoxin, whose protein sequence is MIFKRIGNGRPYPDHGRESTRQWADVAPRPVRLDQLVTTKQQLDLETLLAEDSTFYGDLFAHVVKWQGDLYLEDGLHRAVRAALQQRQVLHARVLELD, encoded by the coding sequence GTGATCTTCAAGCGCATCGGAAACGGCCGGCCGTACCCCGACCACGGCCGGGAAAGCACCCGGCAGTGGGCGGACGTCGCGCCGCGCCCGGTCCGCCTCGATCAGCTCGTGACCACCAAGCAGCAGCTCGACCTGGAGACCCTGCTGGCGGAGGACTCGACGTTCTACGGCGACCTCTTCGCGCACGTCGTGAAGTGGCAGGGCGACCTCTATCTGGAGGACGGCCTGCACCGCGCGGTGCGCGCCGCCCTCCAGCAGCGCCAGGTGCTGCACGCGCGCGTGCTCGAACTCGACTGA